The following nucleotide sequence is from Solidesulfovibrio carbinolicus.
ACCGTGAAAAAGGCGGTCCGACAGGCTGAGGACGTCGAGGGTGTCATCGCCGCCAAAAACAAGGCGGTCTGGCCGTAAAATCACGGCTTCGCCTTGTACGGGGCTGGAAAAGCCGATAGCGTGTCCGGGCGGCGTCACAGCCGCCCGGACTTTTTTACCGGCTGCGAGGCGACCATGGACAAGCCCTGTATCCTCTTTGTCGATGACGACCCGGAGATCCTGGCCGCATACGGTCGCGCCCTGCGCAAACGCTACGCCGTGGAAACGGCGGCCGGACCGGAAGTCGGCCTGGAACGGCTGGCCGCCCTGCCTGACGTGGCCGTGGTGGTCTCGGACCTGCGGATGCCGGGCCTGGACGGCGTGGAGTTCCTGGGCCGTGTCCGGGAGCTGCGCCCCGACGCCGTGCGCATTATCCTCACCGGCTTTGCCGACATCGAAGTGGCCATCGCCGCGGTCAACAAGAGCAAGGTCTTCAGCTTCCTGACCAAGCCCTGCCCCGAGCAGGCTCTGGAAGAGGCCCTGGAAGCCGCTTTGCGCCAATACCAGCTCATCGCCGCCGAAAAGGAGCTCCTGCGCGGCACCGTGCGCGGCACCATCAAACTCCTGACCAACCTGCTCGAAATGGTCAGCCCCGAGGCCTTCGGCAAATCGTCGCGGGTCAAGCGTCTGGCCGTGGACCTGGGCGCCTACCTGGGAATTGCCGAAGCCTGGCGGCTGGAGCTGGCCGCCATGCTCTCCCAGATCGGCTGCGCCGCCATGCCGGCCGAAACCCTGCGCCGGGCCTATCGCGGCGACCCCCTGCCCGGCGACAAGGCCTACGAATTCGCCATGCACCCCAAGATCGCCGCCGAGCTTGTGGCCAACATCCCCCGTCTGCGTGAAGTCGCCGAAATCATCGCCTATCAGGAAAAACGCTACGACGGCGGCGGGCTGCCCCCCGACGCCCTGGCCGGAGAGCGCATTCCCCTGGGCGCGAGAATCCTCAAGGTCGCCCTGGATTTCGACACCTTGACCGCCCACTACGGCGAGAAGCGGCGCTCGCAAACCCCCGAAGCCGACGCACTGGCCCGAATGCGCGACCGCGACGGCTGGTACGACCCGGAAATCCTGGATGCCCTGGAAACCCTGGCCAC
It contains:
- a CDS encoding HD domain-containing phosphohydrolase → MDKPCILFVDDDPEILAAYGRALRKRYAVETAAGPEVGLERLAALPDVAVVVSDLRMPGLDGVEFLGRVRELRPDAVRIILTGFADIEVAIAAVNKSKVFSFLTKPCPEQALEEALEAALRQYQLIAAEKELLRGTVRGTIKLLTNLLEMVSPEAFGKSSRVKRLAVDLGAYLGIAEAWRLELAAMLSQIGCAAMPAETLRRAYRGDPLPGDKAYEFAMHPKIAAELVANIPRLREVAEIIAYQEKRYDGGGLPPDALAGERIPLGARILKVALDFDTLTAHYGEKRRSQTPEADALARMRDRDGWYDPEILDALETLATLPDGFEPRLISTEELAAGMLLDQDVAALDGTLALGRGLELNAVSIRRLARLDGERGAKSRWRVLVPPPEKLAFAMMLDG